The DNA region GAAGCGCACCAGCGTGGCATGAAGATAATGCTTGATGCCGTTTTCAATCATATGGGGGATCAGCACCCGATCTGGCTGGATGTGGTAGAAAAAGGCAAGAACTCGGCCTATGCCGACTGGTTCTGGATCAAGGAATTTCCTGTTTACGAGGATAAACCCCGTGAGCAGTGGGATGGTACCAATCTTCGCTATGAAACCTTCGGGAATGTAGCAGCCATGCCCAAGCTGAACACAGAAAATTTAGAGTGTCGTAGTTATCTGCTGGATATTGCACGACACTGGGTAGAAGAATTTGACATTGATGGCTGGCGTCTGGACGTCTGCAATGAAGTCGATCACGATTTCTGGAGAGACTTTCGCCGGGTGATAAAAGGGGTAAAACCAGACTGCTATATCCTTGGTGAAGTCTGGCATGATGCATCCGCATGGCTGATGGGAGACCAGTACGACTCGGTCATGAATTACCCTATGACCCAGGCGATTCTGGATTACTTTGCGTTAAACTCCCGAGGCAAACAGGAATTTATCTGGGATGTAAACCGTTCCTACACTTCGTACCCACATCATGTGAACGAAGCGATGTTCAACCTACTCGATAGCCACGATACATCACGCATTTTGCACCTATGCTCTGGTAATAAAGACAAGGCAAAGCTGGCTTATCTCTTTATGTTTACACAGGTAGGAACCCCCTGTATTTATTACGGTGGAGAAGTTGCCCTCAGTGGTGGTCGTGGTATGGGTTCAGAGGCAAACCGGCGCTGCATGCTGTGGGATAAAGAGCTGCAGGACATAGACTTCAGGGCATTTATCAAACAACTCATTGAGTTACGCAAATCTGAACCAGACCTTAACTGCCCAACCATTCAATGGCTGGAGGTTGATAACGACCAGTGCATTGCCTACCAGCGCGGGCTATTGCAATTTGTTATCAATAACTCGGATAAGTCACAAGATATTTTGGTAAATGGAAAAAAACTCTCTTTGCTACCTTATGGTTACAATATCAGCAAAGAGTAATGGCTGATAGGCGATTACACGTCAGTGACTGGAGTGAATTTAACAAATAAGTTGCTCCAGTTGCCTGAATTTTTCGCGGGTTCATCCTCGAAGGCGACTAGAGAGCACAGCAGAGAATCATAACTAGGTATCTGACTGTTCATCGGCCTGTGAATGATTAAATGAGATTTTATTGTGACTGAGTTAATCAACAAACTAATGTCTTTCGGGCTGACCAAAACAGATGCTCTGGTTTACATTAACCTGCTTCAAAACGGACAGGCCAGTGGCTATAAGATAGGAAAAGATCTTTCACTGGCACGATCTTCAGTCTACTCGTCAATTGATACCCTTTATAATCAGGGCTATATCTTTATGATTGAAGGCTCTACTAAAGAATACGAAGCCAAGTCACCTGAATTAATTTTAAGCCAAATCAAGAAGAAAACGCTAAACGACATTGCCATACTGAAAAAGGAACTGGCAGAAATTGCCGTACCAAAAGACACACCTTTTATCTATAACCTTTCTGGTTACGAAAACCTTTTATTGAAGGTCAGAGAGCTGATCAACTCAAGTACCAGAGAGCTTTATATCAATACCGACTTCAACCTTCAATTGCTGAGTGAAGAACTGGGAAATGCCATTAACCGGGGCGTAAGAGTACTCTGTTTCTCCTTTAACAGGCTGGAGTCTCCAGTAGATGGTCTTGAAATATACAGCCGCAATGATAAGCCTGAGCAGGAATACCCATCCAGACGTTTCATGATGGTAGCAGATATCAGGGAAACACTTATTTTTTCAAATATTGGCAGTGCTCAGGGCATTTATACCAACGAAAAGCTGTTTACAAGAATCATCAGCGAACATATACACAGTGACGTTTACCTGTCTGAGCTGATGCAGGATAAAGACTTTATACCTGCCCACATAGCCACAGCTCATGAAAATGAACCCTTTTAAACGACAGTAAATTAAGTACTCAACCATCCTGACATGACTACCGGAGCTTTAATGACGTCTTTCACAAACCCTATACTGCAGGGTGCCTACCCTGATCCATCGATATGCAGGGTCGGTGATGATTTTTATATGGTCAACTCCTCTTTTGAAATGTTTCCTGGACTCCCTATCCATCACAGTCGGGACTTGGTTAACTGGGAATTAATTGGTCATGGTTTGCACAGACGAGAACAATGTATCGATACCATTTGTCTCAGCGATGTCGAGTCAGACGGTGGCATTCATGCACCCACCATGCGCTATCACAAGGGACTTTTCTATATTATCACGACCAACGTCTATGCTCCCCGGAATTGTCCGGCAGATTTTAATCCTTGCAGGAATTTCATTATTACGGCCAAGAACCCTGCTGGACCATGGTCTGATCCGCAGGTGATTGAAGACGCTCCAGGTATTGATCCTGACATATTCTTTGATGACGATGGAAAGGTATGGTACGTCGGAACGCATACCCCTGAAGATCAGGCTTACCCCGGCCAAGGGGAAATCTGGCTGCAGGAGCTGGATCTGAAAACCTTCAGCCTTAAAGGTGAAAGGCACTTTCTCTGGCGTGGCACAGGCGGTGACTGGGTCGAAGGTCCACACCTGTACAAATACAACGGTCGTTATTATTTGATGACGGCTGAAGGCGGAACTGGCTTTAATCATGCGGTCACTGTCGCCAGTAGTTCAACAATCACTGGCCCCTACATCAGCAATCCCAAAAATCCCGTTTTAACTTCCCGTCACCTTGGCCTTGATTACTGGGTTAATAGTACTGGTCATGGTGACCTTGTACAGCTTAGTGATGGCCGCTGGTATATGGTGTGCCTGGGGATTCGCAATGATATTGAAGGACGCTCAAACATGGGGCGGGAAACCCATCTTGTTCCTGTCAAATGGGAAGCCGACCATTTTGGCATTGATGAGAATCAGTCGGATATTCTCTGGCCTGTGTGCGCGCCGGGAACCGGACGTGTTGAACATAACGATGAATTGCCTTTTTCGAATCACCCAACAACTGAGAACAATTCTTTTGTTGATAATTTCTCTTGTGCAGAACTCAGAAGAGACTGGACCTACAGGAGGATTCCAGAAGTAGATACCGTTGAGGTACTACCAGGGCAAAAGCGTCTGAGAATTCGCAGTGGAAAGTCTGTTGAAGAGCGGGTAGCTGCTAGCCTGGCTGGTTTCAGACAAAAGCACAGTTATTTCACTTTTCAGGTAAATCTTCACCTGCCAGAAACCTTTGAACACAGTAAAAGTGGTATTGGCCTGATTCAGAAAGACGACCACCACCTGCTGATGTCAGTCATGAAAAAAGGCGGTACCCTTGAGCTTGAAGTGGCGTTAAATGGAGAAAAACTGGCTGTTTCGGAGGTGCCTGTAGAGGCACGGGATTTGCGATTAATGATAACCTGCGATCGAAATGGCTATCACTTCAGTTATGCCATGCTTAAGGAAAGCAATAGGGAGCAAGTTGATGTTATTAAGAATATTCCTGTCAACACCCTGCTTTCCAGATACTACACAGGAGCGCTGTGTTGCCTGCATAGCTTCCTGATGTCGGAACCCGCTATTGAACATGTTGACTTCTCAAATGTACGTTTTGAGACGCTTTCAGTATAAAATTCGCCATAATGCTCTGTACCTGCTGAGACTGTAGATAAAACTGTGTTTCTGCCTATCTTATAATCAGCTTTGATTGAAGATAGGCACCACAGCGAGCATTGCGCTTCAGAAGTCTTCCGATTTTTCGTAGCTATACAACGCAACCAACGCCTCTCTTCCGGGAGGCTGCAATTCAATGCAGTCATTACAAATCCGGTACACTTGACACTATTCGAAAAAAATTTTTATCTCTACATCCAATGCCTGGGCTAAGCGATGCATGGTCATCAGTGTGGGATTTCGTTGACCGTGCTCTATTTCACTGATATCCGGGTTGTGAAGTCCAGCTCTGTGAGCCAGCTCTTCCTGGCTGAGGCCTTGTTGCTTTCTCAGCTCTTTCAGCTTGCGTCCGAACTGCTGCTTTGGGTTCAAAATTTATTCCTTACAAAAATAAGGAATAGTCAGAACCGGAGCAAAAATCGTCTATAGTATATATCTTAAATTTTCTTTTTTTGAGATTGCAGCTTCCCTTCCGTTGTAGCGATGAATCCTGTTCTTCTATAGCAAATAACCCTACCCAGAGTCGTATAGTGTACTGAGGCTCCATAAGATGGTCGAAAAGAGACGTAGAAAACCGAATTTTTTCCCTGAATTTATGGAAAAAGCTGTAGATATTGCTTTGGCATCGGTTCTCCCGGACAAAGAAGTGGTACGACTGTTGGGAATTAATGCCAGCACTTTGGCTATCTGGAAGGGAAAGAGGACAAGGATGATCGGGCCTCAGCAGCCGCAGGAAGCCATGGCCTTCGAGGTTGAAGAGGAGCAGGAGGCTGATATCTCAGATAATGAACCTTTCGATACAAGCCCCCCTAGGGGTACAGAGGAGTCCTCCCCCTCTCTGCCTGGCGCACCCTCTCAGCATGAAGATGCGAATCAGGCCCTCAATGATGTGGTCAAGCTGATCCCAGAGGAAGTAAACCAGCTTAGGAAAGAAAATCGCAGGTTGAAAAATGAAAGGGATGTTTTGCAGTAAGCTCTTATCATCCTAGCCGGTTCTTATCTGCGAACCTAACCTGAAAATGTCAAAAATGATGTCAGCAAAATCATCGTAGCCTCCCAGCTTTTAAACATCTCAAAGTAGCGCTCACCTTTTTCCTGGCTCATGCTCTCTCACGTCCAAAAAATGGTTATCTGCTACTTTCTCCTGAACTGGGGCAGAGGCTGATCCAGCTTGCTTTGCGATATGCCATGCATGTCCGCGTTTTTCTGCCAAATCTTGAAGCGTTCGAGGAGTTGCTGATTAATGGCCAGGAGTTTTTGTTTGTCTGCGGTCAGCTGCTCGATACGCTTATTCGCTTCGTAGATGTCTTTAATCCAACCCGGCTTCTCGATTGGCGCTTTAAGCGCAGCCTTGCGAGCCTTCATTGCCATATCAATGGCTGGCAACTTCATTAAAGATTGTCGAGCACGACTGATACCCAGTCTGGTTTTGCATGCCTCGACCAGAAGGGGCCACGTCAACTTAGGCTCAGACCACTCTTCAATTATTTTTATGATGCGCTGCTCATCCTTGCTGGTTAAATGCTTCATCGTTATGCCTCTATCTCATCCATCATGGCAGACACTTCATTCAGGGAGGACAGTGCCACCTGACCTTCTTCAACCTCTAAGACCTCCAGCTCATGCTACAGACCATCCCATACTCCTTGAGCTGGTTCTGATATCCTACAGACGCATACTGGCTACCCCGATCCGAATGATGTATCACGCCCTCTCCGGGCTTTCTGCTCCAGTAAGCCATTTTCAAGGCTTCCAGAGGCAGTTCTGTAGTCATGCGGCTACTCATAAACCAATCGACTACCTTTCGTGAGAACAGGTCAACGACAGCCGCCAGATACACCCGGCCTTCACGAGTCCACAGGTAGCTGATATTAGCTACGTATACTTTGTCTGGTGCTAAAACTGAAAACTCACGATTCAGAAGGTTGGCCGCCACTGGCAGCTTGTGTTTGCTGTTAGTTGTTACCTTGAATTTTTTAGCCACCCGAACCCGTAAGCCAAACCGCCGCATCAGAGTTCTGGCCTGATGACGTCATATACTATAGCCTTTTGATCGCAAGGCTTTCGCCATTCGACGACTTCCATAGGTGTCATCTGATTGAGCAAAAACCTCCCGGGAATCTGCCTCCAGGCGAAAAGCCTCCGGGTCTATAAGTTGATCTTCCGCCTGTTGTTTATCCCATTCGTAGAAAATGCTACGGCTGAGTTTCAGCACTTTGCAGAGCTTTACGACTGGGTAGACCTTCCTCTCCTGCTGTATGAAGGCGTATTTTACAGCTGGTCTTTTGCAAAGAAGGCCATGGCTTTTTTTAAGATCTCCTGTTCCATTTTCAATTGCTTGTTTTCGGCTTCAAGTTCTTTGATTCGTTGCTGCACGATGGTCAACGCCTGCTTTCCTTTATCAGGGAAGGCCTGATCTTTCCGTTCGTCGTGGGCTCGAACCCAGCGATGCAAGTTACCAGCACTGACTCCCAAGCTTCTGGCTACAGCTGCAGGTGATTGACCTTGTTCTGTAATCAGCTTGACTGCTTTAAGTTTGTATTCCTGAGAACAATTTTTCCGTTTTGCCATTGTTAACCTCGTTATTGGTTGCACTATTGTGCTTAACGAGGTGTCCGGAGTCATTAAACCACTTCACCTCTTCCTTCCAGAATTTCGCCTCATAGAGTCCAGGCATATTAGATTCAGGACTCCACCCAAAGGCAAAGGTGAGAATCTTTTGAACCTTCGTCGTTCGATCCTCCGGTGTCAGTGTTTTCAACTCCTCTCTCATGCTATCAAGCAGGGTATAAACAGCATCATGACGCAAAATATGAGGGTGAATGTGTTTCAGTTCAGGCACAACAGAGCCGACGCGAGGAAAGACACTATCCAAGGCTTTTATGCTCAGTGCCTTCCCTTCACTTCGACGGTGGGATACCAGCAAAAATGGATGTTTCTTTGCAGCAGACGGCCCTTTTCTTAAGACACGATGGTTGTCAACATAATCCATTATCGCCTGGCTAAGATCATCACTCATCACCAATCGGCGCTCATGGGTTTTGAATTGCGGAGCCGTGAGCCGAGTGTCGACCCGTTCGTCTTCAAGATCAACAATTGACAGCTCCCTGCTGTGCCAGTGAATATCACTGACTTTAACCAGTAGCATTTCAGAGCGACGCAGCCCCATTTCCAGCCCTAAAAGCAAAACAATGTAATTGCGTAGCCTCAGTGCTTCATTTGCAAAGGGGTTTTCAACACTTTCAGGATGCATGACCTCCAACAAGCGCTCGCGCTCCTGTTGAGTCAGCCCTTTCATTTCGTCAACCCTGGTTTTTTTCCATGCAGGTCTGGCAGCCTTGATTTTTCGATTGAAGCGCTTTACCAGATCATCAATTGCCTCATTCCGCGTGTCCCCCCCCAGCTTGTCATATAGAAAATCGAGATAGTCGCGTACCGCCTCCAGCCGCTGTTGCGCATGAACCTTTCCCACTGATTCAAATGCCGCAGGAAGCAATCGAATACCGGAGTATTTTTTATTGAGCGTTGTTTTTTGAAAAGCTGCGTCACTGACAAAGCGTGAAATCTCTTCATCAGTCAGATAGCGGGGTTCTGGTCGCTGCTCCAGACGTGCAATCAGGTCTATCGATTCATACTCCAGAAAAGCCTCAAACAGACTAATGTGTTCAAGGTATTTTTTCCGTGTGTTCAGTGCTCTGCCTGAAAGCTCTTGAGTGATGTACAGGTTAGGATAAAATACAGGCAGACCATCCTTTAGTAGAATTTTTTCCCGAGTGCCGTGTATCCTGATCTCTTCAATTTGATGGCTCATTAAACCCCCAAATTATTTTAAATAGTGACTTTTTGTAACTATAGTAACGAACAGTTTTTAATCCACTAAAACATAACTTTATTTCGATTGCGTTTCATACTCTGGAAACGTAATAAACATCGTATATATTAGACAAATGGAGACATGACTAATGGCAAAAGGTGACAAGTCTGGAAAAACAGGCTCTTACGTATACACCATGAACCGGGTGAGCAAGGTTGTTCCCCCCAAACGCCAGATTCTTAAAGATATTTCCCTGTCATTCTTCCCCGGCGCCAAAATCGGTGTACTGGGCCTGAACGGTGCCGGTAAATCGACCCTGCTGCGCATCATGGCAGGTGTAGATAAAGAGTTCGACGGTGAAGCCCGTCCACAGCCAGACCTGAACGTTGGTTACCTGCCTCAGGAGCCGGAACTGGACCCGGCTAAAACCGTTCGTGAAGTGGTTGAAGAAGCTCTGGGTGAAATCAAGGATGCCCAGGAAAAGCTGGAAGCCGTTTACGCTGCCTATGCTGAGCCAGACGCCGACTTCGATGCCCTGGCTGCCGAACAGGCAAAGCTGGAAAACATCATTCAGGCGGCCGACGCCCACAATCTGGAACGCAAGCTGGAAGTCGCTGCCGATGCCCTGCGCCTGCCAGACTGGGATGCCAACGTTGCCAACCTGTCCGGTGGTGAGCGTCGCCGTGTTGCCCTGTGCCGCCTGCTGCTGTCCAGCCCGGAAATGCTGCTGCTGGACGAGCCAACCAACCACCTGGATGCCGAATCCGTTGCCTGGCTGGAACGCTTTCTGGTGGAATATCCGGGTACGGTTGTCGCCATCACCCACGACCGTTACTTCCTGGACAACGCCGCTGGCTGGATTCTGGAACTGGACCGTGGTGAAGGTATTCCTTACCAGGGTAACTACAGTTCCTGGCTGGAGCAGAAAGAACAGCGTCTGGAAATGGAACAGAAACAACAGGACGCCCGTCGCAAGGCAATGGAACACGAACTGGAATGGGTTCGCTCCAATGCCAAGGGTCGTCAGTCCAAATCCAAAGCACGTCTGGCACGCTTTGAAGAGATGCAGTCCC from Endozoicomonas sp. NE40 includes:
- a CDS encoding glycoside hydrolase family 13 protein, with product MITESALVHNPKSTQCYAYNDTTLHVRLRCAKDEVEKVVLWIGDPYEWAVGGLDGGNLGGSDAHGWTGGREIPMILEGETQNHDCWFAEFAPPKRRARYGFILYSKSGEQKLLFGEKRCVDIADEAIAEIELSDLSNFFCFPYINPRDVLKTPGWVKDTVWYHIFPERFCNGRPELSPENVQPWGTEPDHHNFMGGDLWGVIDKLDYLEELGVNGLYFCPIFIANANHKYDTVDYFNVDPHFGGNEAFKQLVKEAHQRGMKIMLDAVFNHMGDQHPIWLDVVEKGKNSAYADWFWIKEFPVYEDKPREQWDGTNLRYETFGNVAAMPKLNTENLECRSYLLDIARHWVEEFDIDGWRLDVCNEVDHDFWRDFRRVIKGVKPDCYILGEVWHDASAWLMGDQYDSVMNYPMTQAILDYFALNSRGKQEFIWDVNRSYTSYPHHVNEAMFNLLDSHDTSRILHLCSGNKDKAKLAYLFMFTQVGTPCIYYGGEVALSGGRGMGSEANRRCMLWDKELQDIDFRAFIKQLIELRKSEPDLNCPTIQWLEVDNDQCIAYQRGLLQFVINNSDKSQDILVNGKKLSLLPYGYNISKE
- a CDS encoding TrmB family transcriptional regulator, whose product is MTELINKLMSFGLTKTDALVYINLLQNGQASGYKIGKDLSLARSSVYSSIDTLYNQGYIFMIEGSTKEYEAKSPELILSQIKKKTLNDIAILKKELAEIAVPKDTPFIYNLSGYENLLLKVRELINSSTRELYINTDFNLQLLSEELGNAINRGVRVLCFSFNRLESPVDGLEIYSRNDKPEQEYPSRRFMMVADIRETLIFSNIGSAQGIYTNEKLFTRIISEHIHSDVYLSELMQDKDFIPAHIATAHENEPF
- a CDS encoding glycoside hydrolase family 43 protein — encoded protein: MTSFTNPILQGAYPDPSICRVGDDFYMVNSSFEMFPGLPIHHSRDLVNWELIGHGLHRREQCIDTICLSDVESDGGIHAPTMRYHKGLFYIITTNVYAPRNCPADFNPCRNFIITAKNPAGPWSDPQVIEDAPGIDPDIFFDDDGKVWYVGTHTPEDQAYPGQGEIWLQELDLKTFSLKGERHFLWRGTGGDWVEGPHLYKYNGRYYLMTAEGGTGFNHAVTVASSSTITGPYISNPKNPVLTSRHLGLDYWVNSTGHGDLVQLSDGRWYMVCLGIRNDIEGRSNMGRETHLVPVKWEADHFGIDENQSDILWPVCAPGTGRVEHNDELPFSNHPTTENNSFVDNFSCAELRRDWTYRRIPEVDTVEVLPGQKRLRIRSGKSVEERVAASLAGFRQKHSYFTFQVNLHLPETFEHSKSGIGLIQKDDHHLLMSVMKKGGTLELEVALNGEKLAVSEVPVEARDLRLMITCDRNGYHFSYAMLKESNREQVDVIKNIPVNTLLSRYYTGALCCLHSFLMSEPAIEHVDFSNVRFETLSV
- a CDS encoding helix-turn-helix domain-containing protein, whose translation is MNPKQQFGRKLKELRKQQGLSQEELAHRAGLHNPDISEIEHGQRNPTLMTMHRLAQALDVEIKIFFE
- a CDS encoding DDE-type integrase/transposase/recombinase, with product MRRFGLRVRVAKKFKVTTNSKHKLPVAANLLNREFSVLAPDKVYVANISYLWTREGRVYLAAVVDLFSRKVVDWFMSSRMTTELPLEALKMAYWSRKPGEGVIHHSDRGSQYASVGYQNQLKEYGMVCSMSWRS
- a CDS encoding transposase, which translates into the protein MAKRKNCSQEYKLKAVKLITEQGQSPAAVARSLGVSAGNLHRWVRAHDERKDQAFPDKGKQALTIVQQRIKELEAENKQLKMEQEILKKAMAFFAKDQL
- a CDS encoding tyrosine-type recombinase/integrase, with amino-acid sequence MSHQIEEIRIHGTREKILLKDGLPVFYPNLYITQELSGRALNTRKKYLEHISLFEAFLEYESIDLIARLEQRPEPRYLTDEEISRFVSDAAFQKTTLNKKYSGIRLLPAAFESVGKVHAQQRLEAVRDYLDFLYDKLGGDTRNEAIDDLVKRFNRKIKAARPAWKKTRVDEMKGLTQQERERLLEVMHPESVENPFANEALRLRNYIVLLLGLEMGLRRSEMLLVKVSDIHWHSRELSIVDLEDERVDTRLTAPQFKTHERRLVMSDDLSQAIMDYVDNHRVLRKGPSAAKKHPFLLVSHRRSEGKALSIKALDSVFPRVGSVVPELKHIHPHILRHDAVYTLLDSMREELKTLTPEDRTTKVQKILTFAFGWSPESNMPGLYEAKFWKEEVKWFNDSGHLVKHNSATNNEVNNGKTEKLFSGIQT
- the ettA gene encoding energy-dependent translational throttle protein EttA, whose protein sequence is MAKGDKSGKTGSYVYTMNRVSKVVPPKRQILKDISLSFFPGAKIGVLGLNGAGKSTLLRIMAGVDKEFDGEARPQPDLNVGYLPQEPELDPAKTVREVVEEALGEIKDAQEKLEAVYAAYAEPDADFDALAAEQAKLENIIQAADAHNLERKLEVAADALRLPDWDANVANLSGGERRRVALCRLLLSSPEMLLLDEPTNHLDAESVAWLERFLVEYPGTVVAITHDRYFLDNAAGWILELDRGEGIPYQGNYSSWLEQKEQRLEMEQKQQDARRKAMEHELEWVRSNAKGRQSKSKARLARFEEMQSQEFQTRNETNEIYIPPGPRLGEKVLEFNNVSKGFDGRLLIDDLSFSVPKGAIVGIIGGNGAGKSTLFKMIVGEEQADSGSIEQGDTVKISNVQQLRDELDDSKTVWEAISDGQDILKINNYEVPSRAYIGRFNFKGGDQQKRVGELSGGERGRLQLAATLKHGGNVLLLDEPSNDLDVETLRALEEAMLAFPGCAMVISHDRWFLDRVATHILAYEGDSKVTFFEGNYTEYEADRKERLGEEAAGPHRIKYKRIDA